A section of the Pedobacter sp. HDW13 genome encodes:
- a CDS encoding RagB/SusD family nutrient uptake outer membrane protein — protein MNDCKKRAFTDANWATRAYTPGTLTLNELLSERGREFIFEGFRRNDLIRFGKFTTESWWDHTPSAAFRNLYPIPQVQRTLNENLAQNPGYN, from the coding sequence ATCAATGATTGTAAAAAAAGAGCTTTTACTGATGCAAATTGGGCGACAAGGGCTTACACACCAGGAACGTTAACCTTAAATGAGCTCCTATCTGAAAGAGGCAGGGAGTTTATTTTTGAAGGTTTTAGAAGAAATGACCTTATTAGATTTGGTAAATTTACTACCGAAAGCTGGTGGGATCATACCCCTTCTGCTGCATTCAGGAATTTGTATCCAATTCCTCAGGTTCAGCGTACACTTAATGAAAACTTAGCCCAAAATCCAGGCTATAATTAA
- a CDS encoding RagB/SusD family nutrient uptake outer membrane protein: MKRYKKIILAVLVAAPTLLLNSCSKLDQPIYDQLIADNFYNNKNEVLSAVLRPYTHANAWVTPSGQDGWWRPAELSGDQLAWPTKGRHGEDGGKWKRLHYHTWLSDDGPLNNAWVLMYWGMGLCNSPIENLEKKSIAEMGITQAEKDAYIAELKLFRAFHYLKLMDLFGNIPVVTQVGVPAKPATLPRAQVFAFVEKEIKENIDKAPKLSRNMIGRMSQAGAYAMLVELYLNAEIWTGTARWDDCIAAANKLIAGDGGAQNGTMQLDPNITDPFKSTNDLSKEVIFSIAYEFAKASFQPSWTGEFFHFQQDQIYGGARNGNDGIVVVPGNFTKYEDEDLRKRTWLLEGPMVRFDNGQPALARGGNEYDGQQIVFVDNIRKNKTGSTVSNMSEGEENSGVRFNKYKLGNQVAGIVNGVAVPIDQNYNNTDWNIYRLTWVYFAKAEAIMRKNGE; encoded by the coding sequence ATGAAAAGATATAAAAAAATAATATTAGCAGTGCTTGTGGCAGCACCAACATTGCTCCTAAATAGCTGCTCTAAACTAGATCAACCGATTTATGATCAACTGATTGCAGATAATTTCTACAACAATAAAAATGAGGTTTTATCTGCTGTGTTAAGACCATATACGCACGCTAATGCTTGGGTTACGCCATCAGGTCAGGACGGATGGTGGAGACCAGCTGAACTGTCAGGAGATCAATTGGCCTGGCCAACTAAAGGACGTCACGGCGAAGATGGTGGTAAATGGAAAAGACTACATTACCATACGTGGTTAAGCGATGATGGGCCATTGAACAACGCTTGGGTGTTGATGTATTGGGGAATGGGTTTATGTAATTCTCCAATCGAAAACTTAGAAAAGAAAAGTATAGCAGAAATGGGTATTACACAAGCAGAAAAAGATGCCTACATTGCTGAGTTAAAACTATTCCGGGCTTTCCATTATTTAAAATTAATGGATCTTTTTGGAAACATTCCTGTAGTTACCCAAGTAGGTGTTCCGGCTAAGCCAGCAACATTGCCTCGTGCACAGGTTTTTGCTTTTGTCGAAAAAGAAATCAAAGAAAATATCGATAAAGCACCAAAATTATCTAGGAACATGATTGGCAGGATGAGTCAGGCTGGTGCGTATGCAATGTTGGTAGAGCTCTATCTGAATGCTGAAATTTGGACAGGTACAGCAAGATGGGACGATTGTATTGCTGCAGCAAATAAACTGATTGCAGGTGATGGTGGTGCGCAGAACGGGACTATGCAGTTAGATCCAAACATCACTGATCCATTCAAGTCTACTAACGATTTATCCAAAGAAGTGATTTTTTCAATCGCTTATGAGTTTGCAAAAGCTTCTTTTCAACCCTCGTGGACAGGTGAATTCTTTCACTTTCAGCAAGATCAAATTTATGGTGGTGCCAGAAATGGTAACGATGGGATTGTTGTAGTGCCCGGAAATTTTACAAAATACGAGGATGAAGATTTAAGAAAGAGAACCTGGCTCTTAGAGGGGCCAATGGTTAGATTTGACAATGGTCAACCGGCGCTTGCCAGAGGAGGAAACGAATATGATGGTCAACAGATTGTTTTTGTAGATAACATCCGCAAAAATAAAACTGGATCTACCGTATCCAATATGAGTGAAGGTGAAGAAAACAGCGGTGTCCGTTTCAATAAATACAAATTAGGCAATCAGGTTGCAGGCATTGTAAATGGAGTAGCTGTACCCATTGATCAAAACTACAACAATACAGATTGGAATATTTACCGTTTAACCTGGGTATATTTTGCCAAGGCAGAAGCAATAATGCGTAAAAATGGGGAGTAG
- a CDS encoding SusC/RagA family TonB-linked outer membrane protein yields MKINLLKITGLSAAIVLLNSPAFSMNAKLGVTGGRSGESKLLKHALVRKIVSGTILDENNLPVPGVGIKNVTSGKGAVTDVSGKFNIEANVGDVIRISYVGYITQNITIANQTTLNIKLVVSADTKLDDVVVVGYGTLREKEITSAITKVDSTKFRQSGSRNPLDLLVGKVAGLQISRNSSNPNSGVGIQLRGVTSVSGTAIPLIIIDGIPGGNLDLLQQDDIESFSVLKDGSGAAIYGTRANAGVIIVTTKKGKKGPARFDYNAYVRTETLVKRPDFMNATEWRTRIASGEYKVVDKGGDYDYFQDLINKNNISNNHNLAVSGGGDNSSYRVSANYRELQGLAKENGRKEYGIRASLTQKGLQDKLQAQFNVSTNFNNANLLGGGGWENVLTKNPTESYFNPDGSYQFTRTITNELARLEQERYGLQQQTTSVDGKLDLEVIKDLKLSAFFAAQRNNRIWSEYRDRASQNSVENGDAPNGGYAAKTTELNQNINFEPTIEYTKTFGKHKLSGIGGYSFRRETNEGFNANNRGYVNDLFEDNNLGSVPVKVTTIGIGSFKNENTLIAVFARLNYSLNDKYFAQAIFRREGSSKFGANNKWANFPAISGGWNITQEEFMKNVSWVNNLKLRVGYGETGNSGMGNDAALVTLNGGGIYLFPTGEYLQTYGPNKNPNPDLRWETKQETNIGIDFTILNNKLTGSIDVYKRKTKDLIDTYTSPQPPFVTSSITTNVGSISAKGIEVSLSYAAIKNKDFSWSVDFAGSTTENILDTYSNSEYRRDMRTFGSIGGFGALGDAFRTYEGRKVGEFWGKRFAGFSPDGKWTFFNRNNEVVTNAQINTSVFRDQTDLAVIGNAVPKYYLSLTNNFTYKGFDLRVFLRSKLDFDVLNTMAISYGNKNGASTNLLNSAFTKYADLKDTYMYTDYYLESGSFLKLDEVTLGYTFKLKTKYVRTLRLNLTGQNLVTITGYTGNDPDYIQDTGLGQEINGRSLGIDTRSPYPATRQFLFGVNFGF; encoded by the coding sequence ATGAAAATTAATTTACTCAAAATTACGGGGCTGTCCGCTGCCATTGTGTTGCTAAACAGTCCTGCGTTTTCAATGAACGCAAAATTAGGAGTTACAGGAGGACGATCGGGCGAGAGCAAGCTGTTGAAACATGCTCTGGTAAGAAAGATCGTCTCAGGAACAATTCTCGATGAAAACAATCTACCAGTACCAGGGGTTGGTATTAAGAATGTAACTTCCGGTAAAGGTGCTGTAACCGATGTAAGCGGAAAGTTTAACATAGAAGCAAATGTAGGTGATGTAATCAGGATCAGCTATGTAGGCTATATCACGCAAAACATTACAATAGCAAATCAAACCACATTAAACATCAAATTAGTGGTATCTGCTGATACCAAGCTGGATGATGTTGTAGTGGTAGGTTATGGTACATTAAGAGAAAAAGAGATTACCTCGGCTATCACTAAAGTAGATTCTACTAAATTCAGACAAAGCGGGTCGAGAAACCCGTTGGATTTATTGGTAGGAAAGGTTGCAGGTTTACAAATCTCTAGAAATAGTTCTAATCCGAACAGTGGAGTAGGTATTCAATTGAGGGGAGTTACCTCTGTATCTGGTACTGCAATCCCCTTAATCATTATTGATGGAATTCCAGGAGGTAACCTTGATCTTTTACAGCAAGACGATATTGAGTCGTTTAGTGTTTTAAAAGATGGATCGGGTGCCGCAATTTACGGAACAAGAGCAAATGCAGGGGTAATCATCGTAACAACGAAAAAAGGCAAAAAAGGACCTGCTCGTTTTGATTACAATGCCTATGTTAGAACAGAAACCCTTGTCAAAAGACCTGACTTTATGAATGCTACTGAATGGAGAACGCGTATTGCAAGTGGTGAGTACAAAGTAGTTGATAAAGGGGGCGATTATGATTACTTCCAGGATCTAATCAATAAAAATAATATATCAAACAACCACAATTTAGCAGTATCCGGAGGTGGTGATAATTCTAGCTATAGAGTAAGTGCGAATTACAGAGAGCTTCAAGGTTTGGCTAAAGAAAACGGACGAAAAGAATATGGTATCCGGGCAAGCTTAACACAAAAAGGTCTGCAAGATAAGCTTCAGGCACAATTCAATGTTTCTACCAATTTTAATAATGCCAACCTATTGGGTGGTGGCGGTTGGGAGAACGTGTTGACAAAGAACCCGACCGAATCTTATTTCAATCCGGATGGTTCTTATCAATTTACTCGTACAATTACCAACGAACTGGCTAGGTTGGAGCAAGAACGCTATGGTTTACAGCAACAGACTACTTCCGTGGATGGTAAGTTGGATTTAGAGGTGATCAAAGATTTAAAGTTAAGTGCATTCTTTGCAGCTCAAAGAAACAATAGAATTTGGAGTGAATATCGTGATAGAGCTAGCCAGAACTCTGTTGAGAATGGAGATGCACCTAATGGTGGATATGCTGCAAAAACTACCGAATTAAACCAAAATATCAACTTCGAACCTACTATTGAGTATACTAAGACTTTCGGGAAACACAAACTCTCTGGAATTGGTGGTTACAGTTTCCGTCGCGAAACCAACGAGGGTTTTAACGCTAATAACCGCGGCTATGTGAATGATTTGTTTGAAGATAACAACCTGGGAAGTGTGCCAGTAAAGGTTACTACAATTGGGATAGGAAGCTTTAAAAATGAGAATACATTGATTGCTGTTTTTGCAAGATTAAACTATTCCTTGAATGATAAATACTTTGCTCAAGCTATCTTCAGAAGAGAAGGTTCTTCTAAGTTTGGAGCAAATAACAAATGGGCTAACTTCCCTGCTATTTCCGGAGGCTGGAATATCACCCAGGAAGAATTCATGAAGAATGTAAGCTGGGTGAACAATTTGAAGCTAAGAGTAGGGTATGGGGAAACAGGTAATTCGGGTATGGGAAATGATGCTGCTCTGGTAACCTTAAACGGTGGAGGGATCTATCTTTTCCCAACAGGCGAGTACCTGCAAACTTATGGTCCAAATAAAAACCCTAATCCTGATTTGAGGTGGGAAACCAAGCAAGAAACTAATATTGGTATAGACTTTACTATCCTAAATAATAAATTAACTGGTTCGATAGATGTATATAAACGAAAAACGAAAGACCTCATAGATACATATACTTCTCCACAACCTCCTTTTGTAACATCATCAATTACGACAAACGTTGGATCAATTTCAGCTAAAGGTATTGAGGTTTCTTTAAGCTACGCGGCTATTAAAAATAAAGATTTCAGTTGGAGCGTAGATTTTGCAGGTAGTACGACAGAAAATATCCTGGACACTTACTCAAATAGTGAATATCGCAGAGACATGAGAACTTTTGGCTCGATTGGTGGTTTCGGAGCGCTGGGAGATGCATTTAGAACCTACGAAGGTAGAAAAGTTGGCGAATTTTGGGGAAAACGCTTCGCTGGCTTCAGCCCTGATGGCAAATGGACTTTCTTCAATAGAAATAATGAAGTCGTGACTAATGCTCAAATTAACACCTCAGTATTCAGAGACCAAACTGACCTTGCTGTAATCGGGAACGCAGTTCCAAAGTACTATTTATCCTTAACAAACAACTTTACCTACAAAGGATTTGATTTAAGAGTATTCTTGAGAAGTAAGCTTGATTTTGATGTGCTCAATACAATGGCCATTTCTTATGGCAATAAAAATGGTGCCTCTACAAATCTTTTAAATAGTGCTTTCACCAAATATGCCGATCTGAAAGACACTTATATGTATACTGATTATTACTTAGAGAGTGGTAGTTTCCTTAAACTTGATGAAGTAACACTTGGCTATACCTTTAAACTTAAAACTAAATATGTGAGAACACTAAGATTGAACTTGACTGGACAAAATCTGGTGACCATCACTGGTTACACAGGGAATGACCCAGACTATATTCAAGATACAGGTTTAGGGCAAGAAATCAACGGCAGAAGCTTAGGTATCGATACCAGAAGCCCTTACCCAGCAACAAGACAATTCTTATTTGGCGTTAATTTCGGATTTTAA